The genome window AGATCTCGGTCTTGGCCAATTCTTCCTGCGGGAGGTTTTCGTTCTTCACCGCTCCGCTGTACTGTGCATTGAACTGAAGCGTCAGCGTCTTGTAGCTGTAGCTCAAACGCGAAACACCGAACCAAGGCGCTGCATGGCGCGATGGACTCACATCGCCATTGTCCAATTCTTCGCGGCCCACTTGCCAGTTGAAATCGGAGTTGAAACTGAATCCGAGCGGGAACTTCACTTCCACGCCTGCCTGCAATCCATACACACGGGCAATGGCCGCATTCTGCATGGACTGCACTTGGCTCAACTCGCCTGCATAGAAAATGCTGTCCTGTCCGTTAAGCGTGGAATTCCTACGCACCAAGGCATCCGTCAGAATGGTGTAATAACCCGTCAGGTCGAGTTTCAGCACCTTGGCAATCACCTTCGCAATGCTGAGGTCTACATTGTAAGCGTATTCCGCTTTCAGTTTCGGGTTCGGTACTGTTACCGCGCCCGGCTCCGAATCGAAGACCTTTCCGAGGTCGTCCACATTGGGAGAACGGAAGGCTGTTCCGAAATTGGCGCTCAGCACCCAGGTCTCATGCGGACGGTACACCAGTCCCAAGCTTCCTGTCAGCGCACCGTTGTTCAACTTGGCCGTAGTGAAGGGGAAATGATAGAAGGTGGTATCAAAATCGGCATTCATTAGGAAATGATTGTAGCGCAATCCTGCCTGCAAGGTCACCTTCTTGTGCGCCCTATATTGGTCTGAAACATACACACCATAACTTGACCAATTTGATTGTGGATAGCGAGCTGGGCCTTCAAACTTCACCCCGTTGGAGATGTTCTCATCCACACCCACCGAGATCACATCATTCCACACCACTTCCAAACCATAATAGAGCTTGTTCTTGCTGCCGATGGATTTCACGAAGTCGAGGTTGCCCGAATAGGCATAAACCTCCTCCATGCGGGTTTCGCGGTTATCCTTGTTGATGTCGCGACTGATGCGGCTTTCGGCAAAGAACTGATGGGCCAAACGGATGCTCATCTGGTCGTAAAGCACATTATTTCCCTGATGCGTAACGCTCAGGCTGTTCATCATCCATTTCTGCGGACCGTAGCTCCATTCGCCATAGCGCGGCAGTCCGTTCTTATAGCGGATGTGCCTATCGTAACGCGAATAGGAAGAGGTCTCCGACCAATGGAAACCGTATTGAATGTCCCAGTTCTTATTGGGCTGATAGCGGAACTTCTGCATCAGGTTCATCTGTGTATAGCCAGATGGTTTCTGAACGCGCGGGTCGTCATTCGTCACGATCACATCCACGCTGTCTTGCCGTTGCACATAGAACGGACGCAGGTATTCTTCTGGGCCATAGGTTCCCATTTTCAGGTCACCGAAACGGCTGTAACTCACACTGCTAAGTAGGGCGAATTTCTTCCAACCCACTCCTACATCAAAGTGGCCTGTGAATTCTTTATTGGCCGATGAATAACGTGTGACGGCCTTTCCTGTGAAGTTCGGCTTGTCTTCGAGCGAAAGTTGCGATGTGAGGGTTTTGAAACTCATCACACCACCAATGGCATCGCTCCCATAAATGACCGAACCTGCTCCGAAGAAGACTTCCGTGTTCTCGATGGCGAATGGGTCGAGCGATATGACGTTTTGAATGTTTCCACCACGGAAAATGGCGGTGTTCATCCGCACACCATCCACAGTGTAAAGCAAGCGATTGGTGGCAAAGCCACGGATCATGGGGCTACCTCCACCCTGCTGGCTTTTCTGCATGAACACTTTACCTGAAACGGTCAAGAGGTCGGCAGCGGTCTGTGGGTTTTGCAAGGCCACTTCTCGGGCAGAAATGCTGATGATCTTGGAAGGGATATCGCGCGATTCCTGACTCCATCGCGTAGCGGAAACCACTACCGCATCCAAGCTTACGTTCGAGCCTTTCAGCTGAACCTTGAATGATGCAGATTGAAGCTCTGCATAACTGAGAAGCAGCGT of Flavobacteriales bacterium contains these proteins:
- a CDS encoding TonB-dependent receptor gives rise to the protein MKQTLIIGLLLAWSYAANAQVITIKDQDSGEPIEMVTLMSGNGKLFAATDAKGQADISDFKDEERIEIRSLGYETLLLSYAELQSASFKVQLKGSNVSLDAVVVSATRWSQESRDIPSKIISISAREVALQNPQTAADLLTVSGKVFMQKSQQGGGSPMIRGFATNRLLYTVDGVRMNTAIFRGGNIQNVISLDPFAIENTEVFFGAGSVIYGSDAIGGVMSFKTLTSQLSLEDKPNFTGKAVTRYSSANKEFTGHFDVGVGWKKFALLSSVSYSRFGDLKMGTYGPEEYLRPFYVQRQDSVDVIVTNDDPRVQKPSGYTQMNLMQKFRYQPNKNWDIQYGFHWSETSSYSRYDRHIRYKNGLPRYGEWSYGPQKWMMNSLSVTHQGNNVLYDQMSIRLAHQFFAESRISRDINKDNRETRMEEVYAYSGNLDFVKSIGSKNKLYYGLEVVWNDVISVGVDENISNGVKFEGPARYPQSNWSSYGVYVSDQYRAHKKVTLQAGLRYNHFLMNADFDTTFYHFPFTTAKLNNGALTGSLGLVYRPHETWVLSANFGTAFRSPNVDDLGKVFDSEPGAVTVPNPKLKAEYAYNVDLSIAKVIAKVLKLDLTGYYTILTDALVRRNSTLNGQDSIFYAGELSQVQSMQNAAIARVYGLQAGVEVKFPLGFSFNSDFNWQVGREELDNGDVSPSRHAAPWFGVSRLSYSYKTLTLQFNAQYSGAVKNENLPQEELAKTEIYAVDANGNPWSPSWYTINFKASYQFLHNFTASAGVENITDQRYRPYSSGIVSPGRNFVLGVKATF